The DNA region AACAGACCTATTCTTACCGATTATTAAAGAAATCGAAACGTTAGGGACAACTGTAAAATACGGTGAAAAACCTGAAACTGATGTTTCTTATAAGGTAATTGCTGACCACGTTCGTGCAGTAACTTTTGCCATTAGTGACCGTGCTTTACCTTCAAATGAAGGCCGTGGCTATATCTTACGTCGTTTAATCCGTCGTGCGATCATGCATGCACGACGTTTAGGTATCAAAGATAACTTCTTAACGAAATTGGTACCTGTTGTTGCGGACATTATGGCTGACTTCTATCCAGAAGTGAAAGCAGACCAAGACTTTATCCAGGATGTAATTAAAACAGAAGAAGATCGTTTTAACGAAACCATCAATGAAGGGGAAGCGATTATTCAAGAAGTGATTGCAACGCTTGAAGCGGAACATAATAAAGTGATGTCTGGTGCGCAAGCCTTTAAATTATATGATACTTACGGCTTCCCATTAGAATTAACGCAAGAATACTTAGAAGAAGTGGGTATTGATGTTGATTTATCTGGCTTTGAAGAAGCGATGAAAGCACAAAGAGAACGTGCGCGTGCTGCGCGTAAGGATTCAACAGGTATGGCTGTGCAGTCTGAAGTGTTGAGTGAAATTGACGTGACATCAACTTATGTTGGTTACGACCAATTAGTCGTAGAAACGCGCGTGAATACCATTGTGTCAGGAGACGCATTAGTGTCGTCAGCAGAAGATGGGGACGAGGTATACTTAGTTGCTGAGCAGACACCATTTTACGCTGAAATGGGTGGTCAAATTGCGGATACAGGTGACGTCCTAGATGAAGATGGCCAATTAATTGGACATGTGGTAAATGTTGTTCGTGCACCAAATGGTCAACACTTACATGAAGTGAAATTAGAAGTAGCTATAGTATTGGACCAAACTGTACAATTAGCGGTTGACCGCCGTCGTCACCACTCAATCGAGAAAAACCATACGGCAACCCATTTATTACATCAAGCATTGAAAGATGTTTTAGGGGACCATGCTAACCAAGCAGGGTCATTGGTAACTGCTGAACACTTACGTTTCGACTTCTCGCACTTTGGGCAAGTAACAGATGAAGAATTGGCTGAAATGGAAGCGAAAGTAAATGAAGCTATCGCGGAAGCTTTCCCAGTTGTGACAACAGTAACGTCTATTGATGAAGCTAGAGCTGCTGGCGCACAAGCCTTGTTTGGTGAAAAATATGGTAGCGAAGTGCGTATGGTAGATATTAACCACTGGTCAATTGAACTTTGTGGGGGTACACACGTTGGTAATACTGCTGAAATCGGTCTATTCAAGATCACTTCAGAATCTGGTATCGGTGCTGGTGTTCGTCGTATTGAAGCTGTAACTTCATTAGCTGCTATCCAAGAATACAAGGTGCAAGAAAACATCCTGAAACAAATTGCTTCAAACTTAAAAGTAAGCAAATTCTTAAATGTTGTGGCACGTTTACAACAATTTAGAGAAGAACATAAGGAAACTTTACAGCAATTAAGTGCTTTACGTGATAAAATGAATGCGCAAGCAGCAGGTCAAATCTTTGATCATGTAGAAACTGCTGGTGCTTATACTGTAATCGCTGAACACGTACCAAATCGTTCGATGGATGATTTACGTAAGATTGCGGACGAGTGGAAACAAAAAGGCTCTTCTGATATCCTTGTGCTAGCAACTTCAGTGGATGATAAAGCGAATTTATTAATCGCTGTTGGGCAAGATGCTGTTAAAGCGGGTGTTAAAGCAGGCGACCTAATCAAACAAGTCGCACCCAAAATTGGTGGTGGCGGTGGTGGTCGTCCAGATATGGCCCAAGCCGGCGGTAAAAACCCAGCTGGAATTGAAGAAGCACTTGCCTATGCGAAAGAAATTATTGGCAAATAATGACGATTTCTTGTTAAAATACGGATAATTAGGTAAACTATAGATAATATTTGGAGGTGTTCTGATGAGTAATAAAGATGAAACAGTCCTATTCAATTTCGGAGAAAACAACGAAAAGGATGTCAAAGAGACATTAGAAATCGTATATGATTCTCTTAAAGAAAAAGGTTACAACCCAGTAAATCAAATCGTTGGTTATTTATTATCTGGTGATCCAGCTTATATTCCACGTCATAACGAAGCGCGTAATATTATCCGTTATCATGACCGCGATGAAATTCTTGAAGAATTAATCGTGAATTACATGAAACAATCTGGTCGCGAGTAATGCGATACATGGGATTAGATGTTGGGTCTAAAACAGTCGGCGTGGCTGTTTCTGATCCATTTGGATGGACTGCCCAAGGGGTAGAAATCATTCCAATCGATGAAGAATTAGAAGAATTCGGTTTGGACCGACTTGGCGAGTTGATTGCTGAGTATAAGGTAGAAGCGTTAGTTCTCGGTTTACCCAAGAATATGAACAATTCTATCGGCCCACGCGCTGAAGCATCACAAAAATACGGACAACTTGTGATAGACCGGTTTGATTTACCAGTCTTTTATCAGGATGAGCGTTTAACAACTGTTCAAGCAGAACGGATGTTAATTGCCAACGATGTCAGTCGTAAGAAGCGTAAGAAAGTGATCGATAAATTGGCCGCAGTATTGATTCTGCAGAATTATTTAGATGCCCACCCATCATAGTAGGTGTGCGGAAAGTCGTTTAGAATTAACGCGCTGGACCAAAAGACGAACAATTACTGTTAAGTAATTGGAGCATCTTGGGAAGCGTCCGATAATTCTGACTTTTCAAGCCCAATATGATGGTTATTGAGAGATATTGATTGAGTACGTTATAGGCTCAACACACGAGAGAAAAAGGAGATTTTCAAATGACTGAACATCATGAACATGACCACGAAGGTCACGAGCACATTACAATTGTTGACGAGGAAGGTAACGAGCAATTATTCGAAATTCTATTTACATTCGATTCAGAAGATTTCGGTAAATCATATGTTATCGTCTACCCAGCAGGCGTATCTGACGAAGA from Aerococcus urinaeequi includes:
- a CDS encoding DUF1292 domain-containing protein, giving the protein MTEHHEHDHEGHEHITIVDEEGNEQLFEILFTFDSEDFGKSYVIVYPAGVSDEEGVELQAFSYVESEDGFEGQLNPIETEEEWDMVEEVLATFIEDEDL
- a CDS encoding IreB family regulatory phosphoprotein, producing MSNKDETVLFNFGENNEKDVKETLEIVYDSLKEKGYNPVNQIVGYLLSGDPAYIPRHNEARNIIRYHDRDEILEELIVNYMKQSGRE
- the alaS gene encoding alanine--tRNA ligase, whose product is MKQLTSAEIRQMWLDFWQSKGHSVEPSASLVPVQDPSLLWINSGVATLKKYFDGSVVPENPRITNSQKSIRTNDIENVGVTARHHTLFEMLGNFSIGDYFKVEVIPWAWEFLTDEKWLGLDPEKLYMTYYPEDTETVELWRKATGLSDDHYVPVEDNFWDLGAGPCGPDTEIFYDRGVKYQDLEDSDPEMYPGGENERYLEIWNIVFSQFNHMPNGEYVPLKHKNIDTGMGLERMTSVIQDAPTNFETDLFLPIIKEIETLGTTVKYGEKPETDVSYKVIADHVRAVTFAISDRALPSNEGRGYILRRLIRRAIMHARRLGIKDNFLTKLVPVVADIMADFYPEVKADQDFIQDVIKTEEDRFNETINEGEAIIQEVIATLEAEHNKVMSGAQAFKLYDTYGFPLELTQEYLEEVGIDVDLSGFEEAMKAQRERARAARKDSTGMAVQSEVLSEIDVTSTYVGYDQLVVETRVNTIVSGDALVSSAEDGDEVYLVAEQTPFYAEMGGQIADTGDVLDEDGQLIGHVVNVVRAPNGQHLHEVKLEVAIVLDQTVQLAVDRRRHHSIEKNHTATHLLHQALKDVLGDHANQAGSLVTAEHLRFDFSHFGQVTDEELAEMEAKVNEAIAEAFPVVTTVTSIDEARAAGAQALFGEKYGSEVRMVDINHWSIELCGGTHVGNTAEIGLFKITSESGIGAGVRRIEAVTSLAAIQEYKVQENILKQIASNLKVSKFLNVVARLQQFREEHKETLQQLSALRDKMNAQAAGQIFDHVETAGAYTVIAEHVPNRSMDDLRKIADEWKQKGSSDILVLATSVDDKANLLIAVGQDAVKAGVKAGDLIKQVAPKIGGGGGGRPDMAQAGGKNPAGIEEALAYAKEIIGK
- the ruvX gene encoding Holliday junction resolvase RuvX — its product is MRYMGLDVGSKTVGVAVSDPFGWTAQGVEIIPIDEELEEFGLDRLGELIAEYKVEALVLGLPKNMNNSIGPRAEASQKYGQLVIDRFDLPVFYQDERLTTVQAERMLIANDVSRKKRKKVIDKLAAVLILQNYLDAHPS